One genomic window of Mycobacteriales bacterium includes the following:
- the nadC gene encoding carboxylating nicotinate-nucleotide diphosphorylase: protein MRAAGLDPAYVEEVVRRALDEDLGDGLDVTSVATVPFDAEGTGDFVVRGEGVVAGLPVVVAVLEIASDDSVLVTQHVQDGDPVRPGQVLLSATALTRALLTAERTALNLLCHLSGIASLTRRWVEAVEGTTATILDTRKTTPGLRALEKYAVRCGGGANKRMGLYDAALVKDNHVIAAGGVGAAFAAVRANFPDVDVQVECDTVGQVREALDAGATFLLCDNMGVDALREAVAAAAGRAQIEATGGLTLDCARAVAETGVDYLSVGALTHSAPVLDIGLDLHDTAPGSD from the coding sequence CTGCGGGCGGCCGGGCTCGATCCGGCCTACGTCGAGGAGGTCGTCCGGCGCGCGCTCGACGAGGATCTCGGCGACGGCCTCGACGTCACGAGCGTCGCGACCGTGCCGTTCGACGCAGAGGGCACCGGCGACTTCGTCGTCCGCGGCGAGGGCGTGGTGGCCGGATTGCCGGTCGTGGTCGCCGTCCTCGAGATCGCGAGTGACGACTCGGTCCTCGTCACCCAGCACGTGCAGGACGGCGACCCGGTGCGCCCCGGCCAGGTGCTTCTGTCCGCCACCGCGCTGACCCGGGCTCTGCTCACCGCCGAGCGCACCGCGCTCAACCTGCTCTGCCACCTGTCGGGGATCGCGTCCCTGACCCGGCGCTGGGTCGAGGCGGTCGAGGGCACCACGGCGACGATTCTCGACACCCGCAAGACGACGCCTGGCCTGCGCGCGCTGGAGAAGTACGCCGTGCGCTGCGGCGGCGGCGCCAACAAGCGGATGGGGCTGTACGACGCGGCGCTGGTCAAGGACAACCACGTCATCGCGGCCGGCGGTGTCGGGGCGGCCTTCGCCGCCGTGCGCGCGAACTTCCCCGACGTCGACGTGCAGGTCGAGTGCGACACGGTCGGCCAGGTGCGCGAGGCGCTCGACGCGGGGGCGACGTTCCTGCTCTGCGACAACATGGGCGTCGACGCGCTGCGGGAGGCGGTCGCCGCCGCGGCCGGGCGCGCGCAGATCGAGGCGACCGGCGGGCTGACCCTGGACTGCGCGCGGGCGGTCGCGGAGACCGGCGTCGACTACCTGTCCGTCGGAGCGCTGACACACTCGGCGCCCGTGCTCGACATCGGGCTCGACCTGCACGACACCGCCCCTGGGAGCGACTGA